In Lysinibacillus sp. FSL M8-0337, the following proteins share a genomic window:
- a CDS encoding DUF1540 domain-containing protein, giving the protein MAQQILCEVNNCTYWGSGNKCTAEAIYVVSQKGQQASNSEETDCKTFTPEEH; this is encoded by the coding sequence ATGGCACAACAGATTTTATGTGAAGTCAATAACTGCACGTATTGGGGCTCTGGAAATAAATGTACGGCAGAAGCTATTTACGTTGTAAGTCAAAAGGGTCAGCAGGCATCCAATAGTGAAGAAACAGATTGCAAAACATTTACACCTGAAGAGCATTAA
- a CDS encoding response regulator, which translates to MTAACTSVWIIEDDFRVANIHADYVHSIGGFIVTENLRTGQETIEKLKQSTNLPAIILTDLYIPDVEGSSLVHHIRHHYPAIKIIVISAATERDLIKEIIDLGILDYLIKPFEQQRLHQAFTKYLHAFHLFQHTSNFTQVDLDSIFYRESTATEDTFVKGIDLHTLQAVKEVFEKLTTKELTASQLSEIIGSSRSTARRYLEYLVGEQFLYIKPIYGTIGRPERKYIYYGTYEQNE; encoded by the coding sequence ATGGATTATAGAAGATGACTTTAGAGTTGCAAACATTCATGCAGATTATGTTCATTCAATAGGTGGTTTTATCGTTACTGAAAATTTACGGACTGGGCAAGAAACAATTGAAAAGCTCAAACAATCCACCAACTTGCCAGCGATTATTTTAACCGATTTGTATATTCCTGATGTTGAAGGGAGCTCTTTAGTACACCATATACGGCATCATTATCCTGCCATCAAAATAATCGTTATTTCTGCTGCAACAGAAAGAGATTTAATAAAAGAGATCATAGATTTAGGCATATTAGATTACTTAATTAAACCTTTTGAACAACAACGACTTCATCAAGCGTTTACAAAATATTTGCATGCATTCCATTTATTTCAACACACATCAAACTTCACGCAAGTTGACCTTGATTCCATATTTTATCGTGAATCAACTGCTACAGAAGATACCTTTGTAAAAGGCATTGATTTACACACATTACAGGCGGTTAAAGAGGTCTTCGAAAAATTAACAACCAAGGAACTTACAGCCTCCCAACTGAGTGAAATAATCGGTTCTAGTCGTTCAACTGCCCGCCGCTATTTAGAATACTTAGTTGGTGAACAGTTTTTGTACATCAAACCGATATACGGAACAATCGGTAGACCTGAAAGAAAATATATATACTATGGAACTTATGAACAAAATGAATAG
- a CDS encoding DUF2225 domain-containing protein: MGFNIYYYESNVDCKFCKKQYTTYKVRPNRYKVVEEQTDFMPVYEGLNPLLYEVAVCPHCGYAYHKSMTRTYGPFMLLIDELYIKELQKPMNICQERTIDDAIISYKLAYLVAKASMEEALLMANIALKIAWLYRLKNESESEIHYLYAARDFYSKSFASNQEGSERIQYLHAELSLRLGDIGEAKKGFSRLIADRSVSNKYRKLARNRWENYKYDEHPNNDVENKEEIIK, translated from the coding sequence ATGGGTTTTAATATTTACTACTACGAAAGTAATGTGGACTGCAAATTTTGCAAAAAGCAATATACAACATATAAAGTACGTCCGAATCGTTATAAAGTAGTCGAAGAACAAACGGATTTTATGCCCGTTTACGAAGGCTTAAATCCATTGCTGTATGAAGTTGCCGTATGCCCACATTGTGGATATGCCTACCATAAATCTATGACGAGAACTTACGGACCTTTCATGCTACTTATCGATGAACTGTATATTAAAGAACTACAAAAGCCTATGAACATCTGTCAAGAACGGACTATAGATGATGCTATCATAAGCTATAAATTAGCCTACCTCGTTGCCAAGGCTTCTATGGAAGAGGCACTATTAATGGCTAATATCGCACTGAAAATAGCCTGGCTTTACCGTCTAAAAAATGAAAGCGAATCTGAAATTCACTATTTATATGCTGCAAGAGATTTTTACAGTAAATCTTTTGCATCCAATCAAGAAGGCAGCGAGCGAATTCAATATTTACATGCAGAATTAAGCCTTCGCCTCGGTGATATAGGGGAAGCGAAAAAAGGATTCTCTCGCTTGATTGCGGATCGCAGTGTTTCAAATAAATATCGAAAATTAGCACGCAATCGTTGGGAAAACTACAAATATGACGAACACCCTAACAATGACGTTGAAAATAAAGAAGAAATCATTAAATAA
- a CDS encoding DUF1540 domain-containing protein, translating to MAQQILCEVNNCTYWGSGNKCTAEAIYVVSQKGQRASNSEETGCKTFTPEEH from the coding sequence ATGGCACAACAGATTCTATGTGAAGTCAATAACTGCACGTATTGGGGTTCAGGAAACAAATGTACTGCAGAGGCTATTTACGTTGTTAGTCAAAAAGGTCAGCGGGCATCCAATAGTGAAGAAACAGGATGCAAAACATTTACACCTGAAGAGCATTAA
- a CDS encoding cyclase family protein, translating into MTNELLQTLQLLKSKQWVDLTHTFGPNSPHFFMFDDAKFETLFSHDDGFFAQQFTFPGQYGTHIDPPIHFVSDTRYLEELALKELVLPLIVIDKSKEAASNHDFTLSVQDVLNFEAEYGKIESGTFVALRTDWSKRWPDKELFSNKDKDGHNHIPGWGLEALKFLFTERNISAIGHETFDTDSAADFRKNGTLNGEYFVLDQDTYQIELMTNLDKLPPKGAVIFNIVPKPEKASGFPVRSFAILP; encoded by the coding sequence ATGACAAATGAACTTTTACAAACATTGCAACTATTAAAATCAAAGCAATGGGTTGACTTAACACATACTTTCGGACCTAACTCACCACATTTCTTTATGTTTGATGATGCGAAGTTTGAAACGTTGTTTTCTCATGATGATGGCTTCTTTGCACAACAATTTACGTTTCCCGGGCAATATGGTACACATATTGATCCACCCATTCACTTTGTTTCAGATACACGCTACTTGGAAGAATTAGCATTAAAAGAACTTGTCCTTCCACTTATTGTTATTGATAAGTCCAAGGAAGCCGCATCGAACCACGATTTCACTTTAAGTGTACAAGATGTACTTAACTTCGAAGCGGAATATGGAAAGATTGAATCCGGAACATTTGTGGCACTGCGAACTGATTGGAGTAAACGCTGGCCGGATAAAGAATTATTTAGTAATAAAGACAAGGATGGTCACAACCATATTCCTGGATGGGGATTAGAAGCATTAAAGTTTTTATTTACAGAGAGAAATATAAGCGCCATTGGTCATGAAACGTTTGATACGGATTCAGCGGCTGATTTTCGAAAAAATGGTACGTTAAATGGCGAATACTTCGTACTGGATCAGGATACATACCAAATTGAGCTAATGACAAACTTAGACAAACTACCACCAAAGGGTGCCGTCATTTTCAATATTGTGCCAAAGCCTGAAAAAGCATCTGGTTTCCCCGTACGCTCATTTGCTATTTTGCCTTAG
- a CDS encoding GNAT family N-acetyltransferase: MFTEIRDITALNKENVLALHIAANQQDFIETTQQCLDEAASDRRFIPVGLYREDTLVGFAMYGLFPHEDGSQRVWLDRFLIDERYQHKGLGKYFLQQLIDFLQATYNCEKIFLSVYDNNKVAIHLYQLFGFVFNGELDEKGEKVMVREVRTHDDH, translated from the coding sequence ATGTTCACGGAAATACGTGACATCACAGCTTTAAACAAAGAAAACGTATTAGCATTACACATTGCTGCTAATCAGCAGGACTTTATTGAAACGACACAGCAATGCCTAGACGAGGCAGCATCTGACCGACGCTTTATACCCGTTGGATTATATAGGGAGGATACCTTAGTCGGCTTCGCAATGTATGGTTTGTTTCCTCATGAGGATGGGTCACAACGAGTATGGCTTGACCGTTTTTTAATCGATGAACGTTATCAGCATAAAGGGCTCGGAAAATACTTTTTGCAACAGCTAATCGATTTTTTACAGGCAACATACAATTGCGAAAAAATATTTTTAAGTGTTTATGACAACAATAAAGTAGCCATTCATCTCTATCAACTATTTGGGTTCGTCTTTAATGGGGAACTCGATGAAAAGGGCGAAAAAGTAATGGTAAGAGAGGTACGTACTCATGACGACCATTAA
- a CDS encoding SIMPL domain-containing protein (The SIMPL domain is named for its presence in mouse protein SIMPL (signalling molecule that associates with mouse pelle-like kinase). Bacterial member BP26, from Brucella, was shown to assemble into a channel-like structure, while YggE from E. coli has been associated with resistance to oxidative stress.), with protein sequence MYYTHAQPQVPHTSRIMTVTGNGKVVANASYVQLQIEVTTQDESVQQAQHQNTSSMNRVIHALLALSIPRENIQTAAYTITPIYDYVEGKQMFKGYEVVNAITVKIPDTNLVGAVIDTAVENGANRISSIQFKIDHADEYYQQALSLALHNAQMKAKTIAQTMHLSVQPQPIEIVEENDHAPVLYKSMAMADSSMTTPIEQGQLTISAAVRVTFQY encoded by the coding sequence ATGTATTACACACATGCCCAACCACAAGTACCCCATACATCGCGAATAATGACCGTTACCGGAAATGGAAAAGTAGTCGCTAACGCTAGTTATGTCCAGCTTCAAATAGAGGTAACAACACAAGACGAAAGTGTACAACAAGCGCAACATCAAAATACTAGCTCTATGAATCGTGTTATTCATGCTCTCTTGGCGTTATCTATCCCGAGAGAAAACATTCAGACCGCCGCCTATACGATTACACCTATTTATGATTATGTAGAAGGTAAACAAATGTTTAAAGGCTATGAAGTAGTAAATGCTATCACGGTAAAAATACCTGATACTAATCTAGTAGGAGCTGTTATTGATACAGCTGTCGAAAATGGAGCAAATCGGATTTCCTCCATCCAATTTAAAATAGACCATGCGGATGAATACTATCAGCAAGCTCTCAGCTTAGCACTTCATAATGCACAAATGAAGGCGAAAACAATCGCGCAAACGATGCACTTATCTGTACAGCCACAACCGATTGAAATCGTCGAAGAAAACGATCATGCCCCTGTGCTTTATAAATCAATGGCAATGGCTGATTCATCCATGACAACGCCCATTGAGCAAGGTCAACTAACGATTAGTGCAGCTGTTCGCGTTACATTTCAATACTAA
- a CDS encoding group-specific protein — translation MQAENKRLRIIQHLAHEIMDEMNTRREPMELDTLIPVIDNLSRAIGDLTDAFGNYSLDYVEEKVKNAHTLLFKRDKIDMYQLRH, via the coding sequence ATGCAAGCTGAAAACAAACGCCTACGAATAATTCAACATCTTGCTCACGAAATTATGGATGAGATGAACACTAGGAGAGAACCGATGGAGCTTGATACATTAATTCCTGTGATTGATAATTTATCGCGCGCCATTGGTGACTTAACGGATGCATTTGGCAATTATTCATTGGATTATGTAGAGGAAAAAGTAAAAAATGCACATACCCTATTGTTCAAGAGAGACAAAATAGATATGTACCAATTACGACATTAG
- a CDS encoding methyltransferase domain-containing protein, producing MQQPFWENEYLADTHFAFGNPSEEVVEWAKKLPADARILDIGCGDGRHAVYLAQLGFKVEAIDISEAGIAKINRYKALHQLHNLQADVQDITTYQFSDTYDCIISHGLFHFLAREDWHRIIQLMQEYTKIEGINIITVFTDEVDIPEDLAPFVKGICQEGEIRELYEQWSIAFYRSYQFEDRHENNIRHCHAANKLVAIKRAL from the coding sequence GTGCAGCAACCATTTTGGGAAAACGAGTACTTAGCAGATACGCATTTTGCCTTTGGTAATCCTAGTGAGGAAGTAGTTGAATGGGCAAAAAAATTACCTGCGGATGCACGCATTTTAGATATAGGATGTGGCGATGGTAGACATGCCGTCTATTTAGCACAGCTGGGGTTTAAGGTAGAAGCCATTGATATTTCAGAGGCAGGTATTGCTAAAATAAATAGATACAAAGCGTTGCACCAATTACATAATTTGCAGGCAGACGTTCAAGATATTACTACATATCAGTTTAGCGATACTTATGATTGCATCATTTCACATGGCCTATTTCATTTTTTAGCGCGCGAAGATTGGCATCGTATTATTCAGTTAATGCAAGAGTATACAAAAATAGAGGGCATCAATATTATTACTGTATTTACAGACGAAGTTGACATTCCAGAAGATTTAGCACCGTTTGTTAAAGGCATATGTCAAGAGGGGGAGATTAGAGAATTATACGAGCAATGGTCCATTGCATTTTATCGCTCCTATCAATTTGAAGATCGGCACGAAAATAATATAAGACATTGTCACGCAGCCAATAAACTAGTCGCTATAAAAAGAGCATTGTAA
- a CDS encoding MerR family transcriptional regulator produces the protein MLNKNVKYFTTGEFAKLCKVNKQTLIYYDQIDLLSPIMKDHKDYRYYTIAQYDFFSVIELLKTVGMSLKDIQKYMADKSPENFLELMHQQKALVAKKRQELEMIESIIEVKIETTEEALHTDFDSITIGHFPEETLYLSKNIEDATEEQFVKAVSDFIDELDRSQLDTGYPIGGITRREQVLAGNYDNYCYLYMEQPQPQEGHPYFKAIEGDFIIGYHLGLSTELGQTYERLFKVMDERGYELGQYVYEEYIYDAVIKNREEEYVTKIMMEITKKAN, from the coding sequence ATGCTTAATAAAAATGTAAAATATTTTACAACTGGTGAATTTGCCAAACTGTGTAAGGTTAATAAACAAACACTGATTTACTATGATCAAATCGATCTTTTATCACCGATTATGAAAGACCATAAAGATTATCGTTATTATACAATTGCCCAGTATGATTTTTTTAGCGTAATTGAATTATTAAAGACAGTCGGTATGTCGTTAAAAGATATCCAAAAGTATATGGCAGATAAATCGCCTGAAAATTTTTTAGAGTTAATGCATCAGCAAAAAGCGCTTGTAGCAAAGAAACGCCAAGAGCTCGAAATGATAGAGAGTATTATAGAAGTGAAAATTGAAACAACAGAGGAAGCCTTGCATACAGATTTTGATAGTATTACGATTGGTCATTTTCCAGAGGAAACATTGTATTTAAGTAAAAATATCGAAGATGCCACTGAAGAACAGTTTGTTAAGGCGGTCTCGGATTTTATTGATGAATTGGATCGCTCGCAGCTTGATACAGGTTATCCGATTGGTGGCATTACTAGAAGAGAGCAAGTTTTAGCGGGTAACTATGATAATTATTGTTACTTGTATATGGAGCAACCACAACCGCAGGAAGGGCATCCTTATTTTAAGGCGATTGAAGGGGACTTTATTATTGGCTATCATCTCGGGCTATCAACAGAACTTGGACAAACGTACGAACGATTATTTAAGGTTATGGATGAAAGAGGCTATGAGCTGGGGCAGTACGTATATGAGGAATATATTTATGATGCGGTGATTAAAAATCGAGAAGAAGAGTATGTAACAAAAATTATGATGGAAATAACAAAAAAGGCGAACTAG
- a CDS encoding citrate:proton symporter: MSLSILGFITIIVIIALLISGRVSPLVAMVIPPIIATFIAGFRFEELGEFFSSGLSSVMNVAVMFIFAIIFFGIMQDVGLFEPLINKMIALTKGRIVVVAIVTVLIAVVAQLDGSGASTFLITIPALLPLYLRLRMNPYLLLLLIAGAAAVVNMVPWGGPLGRVASVLEVDITELWYPLIPIQIIGVLLMLALALYLGFREKHRILKQYGTLDFTHDDQHITQGVVSSEVDLSLRRPKLLWVNAVIAVMVIGVLVAGIVPAALAFLIGVAIALPINYRTPKEQMERVRTHAPNALTMASIIIAAGLFLGILNGTGMLNAIANNAVNILPSALSSYLHIIIGILGVPFDLLLSTDAYYFALFPIVEQIGLSFGIDSLSTAYAMIIGNIVGTFVSPLAPAVWLALGLSGLEMGKHLKYSFFWMWGLSIVLLGIAIAIGIITI; this comes from the coding sequence TTGAGCTTAAGTATCCTTGGTTTCATCACCATTATCGTTATTATTGCCTTATTAATAAGTGGGCGTGTCTCGCCGCTTGTTGCAATGGTTATTCCACCGATAATCGCTACCTTTATCGCTGGCTTTCGTTTCGAGGAATTAGGGGAATTCTTTAGTTCCGGACTAAGCTCTGTGATGAACGTAGCGGTAATGTTTATCTTTGCTATTATCTTCTTTGGTATTATGCAGGACGTTGGATTATTTGAGCCATTGATCAACAAAATGATTGCGCTTACAAAAGGGCGTATTGTTGTCGTTGCTATTGTAACTGTACTAATTGCTGTTGTGGCTCAACTAGACGGGTCTGGTGCTTCTACATTTTTAATTACGATTCCAGCACTATTGCCTTTATATTTACGCTTGCGCATGAATCCATACTTATTACTTTTATTAATTGCTGGAGCTGCAGCAGTGGTGAACATGGTTCCTTGGGGAGGTCCATTAGGGCGGGTGGCTTCCGTGTTAGAGGTGGATATCACTGAACTATGGTATCCGTTAATACCCATTCAAATCATTGGTGTTCTATTAATGTTAGCTTTAGCCTTATACCTTGGCTTTAGAGAAAAGCACCGTATCTTAAAGCAATACGGCACACTTGATTTTACGCATGACGACCAACATATTACACAAGGTGTTGTGTCATCCGAAGTAGACCTATCTTTACGGCGACCAAAACTATTGTGGGTGAATGCAGTAATTGCTGTCATGGTAATCGGGGTTTTAGTCGCGGGTATTGTACCGGCAGCATTAGCCTTTTTAATCGGGGTAGCCATTGCTCTGCCAATTAATTATCGTACACCTAAAGAACAGATGGAGCGCGTGCGGACACACGCTCCGAATGCGTTAACGATGGCGTCGATTATTATTGCAGCAGGCTTATTTTTAGGCATACTAAATGGCACAGGCATGTTAAATGCTATTGCCAATAATGCCGTCAATATTTTACCGTCAGCACTATCATCTTATTTGCATATTATTATCGGTATATTAGGTGTACCCTTTGATTTATTATTAAGTACGGATGCCTATTATTTCGCCTTGTTCCCTATAGTTGAACAGATTGGTTTATCTTTTGGTATTGACTCTCTCTCCACTGCATATGCGATGATTATTGGTAATATTGTCGGTACGTTTGTTTCACCACTTGCCCCTGCTGTCTGGTTAGCTTTAGGCTTATCTGGTTTAGAGATGGGGAAACACTTAAAATACTCTTTCTTTTGGATGTGGGGGTTAAGCATTGTTTTACTAGGCATTGCAATCGCGATAGGGATTATTACCATATAA
- a CDS encoding DUF1805 domain-containing protein — MVTIEPIMIKGHFFTAVIVHLPKTTLLTISNDTGYIMCGALDVGLLNSRLLDRKIVAGRAVGVKTIDELLTAPLESVTFEAEQLGIFAGMTGVEALLKMI, encoded by the coding sequence ATGGTGACAATTGAACCTATTATGATTAAAGGTCATTTTTTCACTGCTGTGATTGTGCATTTACCAAAAACAACGTTATTAACTATTTCTAATGATACAGGCTACATCATGTGTGGTGCATTAGATGTCGGTCTTTTAAATAGTCGCTTATTAGATCGAAAAATTGTGGCAGGTCGAGCGGTTGGTGTGAAAACGATAGATGAGCTCTTAACCGCCCCTCTTGAATCTGTTACATTTGAAGCGGAGCAACTAGGTATATTTGCAGGAATGACTGGTGTAGAAGCATTGTTAAAAATGATTTAA
- a CDS encoding Cof-type HAD-IIB family hydrolase, whose translation MDCKIVFFDVDGTLINYEDGCIESSTKNALHILKNKGIRLVAATGRPLSMCQDLYKLGIDTFITANGAYVRHGDQIIYASPIAQNIVQSVKAFADDHHNSLSFFTDQLSMNNVQHRETLKAMNETLSLRQYPPVNENILNEQVYLMCLYVNEQVEKKYRTQFPNLKFERWHPMITNVLQEDVSKAIAVEAVLSYFNLHPKEAIAFGDGENDMEMLKQVGYGIAMGNGSVALKNIADEVTMASNKGGIDYTLRKLQLI comes from the coding sequence ATGGACTGTAAAATCGTATTTTTTGATGTAGATGGTACTTTGATCAATTATGAGGATGGTTGTATTGAAAGTAGTACAAAGAATGCTTTACATATACTAAAAAACAAAGGGATTCGGTTAGTTGCTGCAACCGGTAGACCACTGTCTATGTGTCAGGATTTATATAAATTAGGGATTGATACATTTATTACGGCGAATGGTGCTTATGTTCGGCACGGAGACCAAATAATCTATGCCAGCCCCATCGCTCAAAACATTGTACAAAGTGTTAAGGCTTTTGCAGACGACCATCATAATAGCCTGTCATTTTTCACTGATCAATTATCGATGAATAATGTACAGCACCGTGAAACACTAAAGGCAATGAATGAGACATTGTCTTTAAGACAATATCCGCCCGTCAATGAAAATATTTTAAATGAGCAAGTTTACTTAATGTGTTTATATGTAAATGAACAGGTAGAGAAAAAGTATAGAACACAATTTCCAAATTTGAAGTTTGAAAGATGGCATCCTATGATTACGAATGTTTTACAAGAGGATGTATCAAAAGCAATTGCTGTTGAAGCTGTACTTAGCTATTTTAACTTACATCCAAAAGAGGCGATTGCTTTTGGGGATGGAGAGAATGATATGGAAATGCTAAAGCAAGTTGGATATGGTATTGCAATGGGCAATGGAAGTGTAGCCTTAAAAAATATTGCGGATGAGGTCACGATGGCATCGAATAAAGGCGGCATTGATTACACCTTGCGCAAACTACAGTTGATTTAA
- a CDS encoding DUF2268 domain-containing putative Zn-dependent protease (predicted Zn-dependent protease with a strongly conserved HExxH motif) gives MSVISTDDWLHEFKTSQKLTHSRAFEDLQCSILCSRLLDHFKGGTPQQIQFELQQQGLFRAHENIDMKKLQDQNAWQIVREELFYLKKKWGGPDIPIYIFPLTQEQSVTNKNGVAYPDALFLFIGELEKQELQALFAHEYNHVCRLWYLNKSLEEVTLLDSLIIEGLAECAVEELYGAKWLAPWLKDYSTDKMLAIWKTYFLPNMNVKGLDHHIEFLYGGKLPSHIGYCIGYEMVRTYIQKHASNKLHEKHSEAILMGSIFSL, from the coding sequence ATGTCGGTGATATCAACAGATGATTGGCTACATGAGTTCAAAACTAGTCAAAAATTGACGCATAGTAGAGCGTTTGAAGATTTACAATGTTCAATTCTTTGTAGTAGATTACTAGACCATTTTAAAGGTGGAACGCCACAACAAATCCAATTTGAATTACAGCAACAAGGGCTGTTTCGAGCACATGAAAATATCGATATGAAAAAACTACAAGACCAAAATGCATGGCAAATTGTACGAGAAGAATTGTTCTATTTAAAGAAGAAATGGGGCGGACCTGATATACCTATCTATATTTTTCCTCTCACACAGGAGCAAAGCGTCACAAATAAAAATGGAGTTGCGTATCCAGATGCTCTGTTTTTATTTATAGGAGAATTGGAAAAGCAAGAGTTACAGGCGTTATTTGCACATGAGTATAATCATGTTTGTCGACTATGGTACTTAAACAAATCACTAGAGGAAGTAACGCTATTAGATTCATTAATTATAGAGGGCTTAGCGGAATGTGCAGTGGAGGAATTATACGGTGCCAAATGGTTAGCGCCTTGGTTGAAAGATTATTCTACGGACAAAATGTTAGCTATATGGAAGACATATTTTTTGCCTAACATGAATGTTAAGGGCTTAGATCATCATATTGAGTTTTTATATGGTGGGAAGCTTCCTTCACACATAGGTTACTGTATTGGTTATGAAATGGTCCGAACATATATACAAAAGCATGCATCAAATAAATTACATGAAAAACATTCTGAAGCAATACTTATGGGTTCTATATTTTCGTTATAA
- a CDS encoding polysaccharide deacetylase family protein → MSLCLTDMRTSAEKGRSEYEKTGEVVWDINTKDKIVALTFDDGPHPKYTAKILDTLAKYEAKATFFIIGQNAEKYPELVSRTYKEGHELANHTYSHPYKVSIPDLQEELRQTNQMIYSITGFSPVLFRPVGGNYTEKMINTAVNNGYKVVMWSWHQDTQDWKEPGTNKIVQKVLGGTKPGDVILFHDGGGNRTQTIKALEEIIPTLKKQGYTFVTVSELIEKKQQQEKIQ, encoded by the coding sequence ATGTCGTTATGTTTGACAGACATGCGTACCTCTGCAGAAAAAGGGCGTAGTGAATATGAGAAGACTGGTGAAGTTGTTTGGGATATAAATACAAAGGATAAAATCGTTGCCTTAACTTTTGACGATGGTCCACATCCAAAATACACCGCAAAAATTCTAGATACTTTAGCAAAGTATGAAGCAAAGGCTACATTTTTTATTATTGGTCAAAATGCAGAAAAGTATCCAGAGCTTGTTTCACGAACTTATAAAGAGGGGCATGAATTAGCCAATCATACGTACTCTCACCCGTATAAAGTTTCAATTCCTGATTTACAGGAAGAACTAAGGCAGACAAACCAGATGATTTATAGTATTACTGGCTTTTCTCCTGTTTTATTCCGTCCTGTAGGTGGCAATTACACTGAAAAGATGATCAATACTGCGGTAAACAACGGTTACAAGGTAGTCATGTGGTCTTGGCATCAAGATACACAGGATTGGAAAGAACCAGGGACAAATAAAATCGTCCAAAAGGTGTTAGGTGGAACAAAACCGGGAGATGTGATTTTGTTTCATGATGGAGGCGGCAACCGCACACAAACGATTAAAGCTCTAGAAGAAATCATACCAACTTTAAAAAAACAGGGCTATACATTTGTAACTGTATCCGAATTAATTGAAAAAAAGCAGCAACAAGAGAAAATTCAATAA
- a CDS encoding VOC family protein, translating to MNRLNLITLGVKSMVESLAFYREGLGFEVVVYGDETNPDVIFFNNGGTKISLFPIERLAKDINEENPPKIGTDFTGFTLAYNGKSKEEVDDIFSLAKKAGANIVKEPETVFWGGYSGYFQDPNGYYWEVAYGDMWEFDETDMLIIK from the coding sequence ATGAATCGTTTAAATTTAATTACATTGGGTGTAAAAAGTATGGTTGAGTCGCTTGCATTTTATCGTGAAGGGCTTGGTTTTGAGGTGGTTGTCTATGGAGATGAAACAAATCCTGATGTGATTTTTTTCAATAATGGAGGAACAAAAATTTCTCTATTTCCTATAGAACGATTAGCAAAGGATATAAATGAAGAAAACCCACCAAAAATAGGCACCGACTTTACGGGCTTTACGCTTGCCTATAATGGAAAATCTAAAGAAGAAGTCGATGATATCTTTTCACTAGCAAAAAAAGCTGGAGCAAACATTGTGAAAGAGCCTGAAACGGTGTTTTGGGGAGGGTATAGTGGTTATTTCCAAGATCCCAACGGCTATTATTGGGAAGTGGCGTATGGCGATATGTGGGAATTTGATGAAACAGATATGTTAATTATTAAATAA